The Lysobacter panacisoli genome includes a window with the following:
- the rnt gene encoding ribonuclease T, with the protein MPNADTAAAPSPLATRFRGFLPVVVDVETGGFDWNRHALLEIAVAPIDIDENGLLVVGPITSSHVVPAQGLEIDPKSLEVTGIDIDHPFRDAKPERVALEAVFAPVRAAVKKHGCQRAILVGHNAHFDLNFLNAAIARSGHKRSPFHPFSVFDTVTLAGVAYGQTVLARAVQAAGLDWNSDEQHAAVYDTERTAQLFCKIVNAWPSPLPIADAQGT; encoded by the coding sequence ATGCCAAACGCAGATACCGCCGCAGCACCCTCCCCGCTCGCCACGCGATTCCGCGGCTTCCTGCCGGTCGTGGTGGACGTGGAAACCGGCGGCTTCGACTGGAACCGCCACGCACTGCTGGAAATCGCGGTGGCGCCGATCGACATCGACGAGAACGGCCTGCTGGTCGTCGGCCCCATCACCAGCAGCCATGTCGTTCCGGCGCAGGGACTGGAGATCGACCCCAAGTCGCTGGAAGTCACCGGCATCGACATCGATCATCCGTTCCGCGACGCCAAGCCCGAACGCGTCGCGCTGGAAGCGGTGTTCGCACCGGTGCGCGCGGCGGTGAAGAAGCACGGTTGCCAGCGCGCGATCCTGGTCGGCCACAACGCGCACTTCGACCTGAACTTCCTCAACGCGGCGATCGCACGCAGCGGCCACAAGCGCAGCCCGTTCCATCCATTCAGCGTGTTCGACACGGTCACGCTGGCCGGCGTCGCGTACGGGCAGACCGTGCTCGCGCGCGCGGTGCAGGCCGCCGGGCTGGACTGGAACAGCGACGAGCAGCATGCGGCCGTCTACGACACCGAGCGCACCGCGCAGCTGTTCTGCAAGATCGTCAACGCGTGGCCATCGCCGCTGCCGATCGCGGACGCCCAGGGAACGTGA
- the pstS gene encoding phosphate ABC transporter substrate-binding protein PstS produces the protein MYPSRRCHPTVIKCPAYGPGPSSLQESNVFKSIQFRLATIALAGAFAVNAQAADVTGAGASFVYPVMSKWSADYAKANGKKVNYQSIGSGGGIAQIKAATVDFGSSDAPLKPEELAQHGLAQFPSVIGGVVPVVNVPGVASGALKLDGDTLANIFLGKIKMWNDPAIVALNGGVKLPERKITVVHRSDGSGTTFNFVNYLSKVSPEWKTKVGEGTAVKWPVGIGGKGNEGVAAYVKQIVGGIGYVELSYALQNKMAYSRLKNAAGNFVLPSDESFSAAAASADWANAKDFYLVMTNAPGANSWPITATNFILMYKQPKDATGAKNAKDFFRWVYTNGDTQAKALDYVPLPDALVQQIETYWSANMKY, from the coding sequence ATGTATCCGTCCCGGCGCTGTCATCCAACGGTTATCAAATGCCCGGCGTACGGGCCAGGCCCGTCGTCACTCCAGGAGAGCAACGTGTTCAAGTCCATCCAGTTCCGCCTCGCCACGATCGCGCTGGCCGGCGCCTTCGCGGTCAACGCGCAGGCCGCCGACGTCACCGGCGCCGGCGCGTCGTTCGTCTATCCCGTGATGTCGAAGTGGTCGGCCGATTACGCCAAGGCCAACGGCAAGAAGGTCAACTACCAGTCGATCGGTTCCGGCGGCGGCATCGCCCAGATCAAGGCCGCGACGGTGGACTTCGGTTCGTCCGACGCCCCGCTGAAGCCGGAAGAGCTGGCCCAGCACGGCCTGGCCCAGTTCCCGTCGGTGATCGGCGGCGTGGTGCCGGTCGTCAACGTGCCGGGCGTGGCCTCGGGCGCGCTGAAGCTGGACGGCGACACGCTCGCCAACATCTTCCTCGGCAAGATCAAGATGTGGAACGACCCGGCGATCGTCGCCCTCAACGGCGGCGTGAAGCTGCCGGAGCGCAAGATCACCGTCGTGCACCGTTCGGACGGTTCGGGCACCACCTTCAACTTCGTCAACTACCTCTCGAAGGTCAGCCCGGAGTGGAAGACCAAGGTCGGTGAAGGCACCGCCGTGAAGTGGCCGGTCGGCATCGGTGGCAAGGGCAACGAAGGCGTCGCCGCGTACGTCAAGCAGATCGTCGGCGGCATCGGCTACGTCGAGCTGTCCTACGCGCTGCAGAACAAGATGGCCTACTCGCGCCTGAAGAACGCCGCCGGCAACTTCGTGCTGCCGTCCGACGAGAGCTTCTCGGCCGCCGCCGCCAGCGCCGACTGGGCCAACGCCAAGGACTTCTACCTGGTGATGACCAACGCTCCGGGTGCGAATTCGTGGCCGATCACCGCCACCAACTTCATCCTGATGTACAAGCAGCCCAAGGACGCCACCGGCGCCAAGAACGCCAAGGACTTCTTCCGCTGGGTCTACACCAACGGCGACACGCAGGCCAAGGCGCTGGACTACGTCCCGCTGCCGGACGCGCTGGTGCAGCAGATCGAGACCTACTGGTCGGCGAACATGAAGTACTGA
- the pstB gene encoding phosphate ABC transporter ATP-binding protein PstB has protein sequence MNDARISLATPQRSATSAVASPVKLAARGLDFYYDKFHALKEINLEIPEKRVTALIGPSGCGKSTLLRIFNRIYALYPKLEARGEVLLDGENILDARYPMNRLRSKVGMVFQKPVPFPMTIYENVAYGIRHHEKLSRSEMDSRVEHALRQGALWDEVKDKLGQSALGLSGGQQQRLCIARAVALRPDVLLLDEPTSALDPISTSRIEQLVEELKKDYTIVIVTHNMQQAARVSDFTAFMYLGDLIEHGTTETIFSNPTKQQTEDYITGRFG, from the coding sequence ATGAACGACGCTCGCATCAGCCTTGCTACTCCGCAGCGCAGCGCCACGAGCGCGGTCGCGTCGCCGGTCAAGCTCGCCGCACGTGGCCTGGACTTCTATTACGACAAGTTCCATGCGCTCAAGGAAATCAACCTGGAGATCCCGGAGAAGCGCGTCACCGCGCTGATCGGCCCTTCCGGTTGCGGCAAGTCCACGCTGCTGCGCATCTTCAATCGCATCTACGCGCTGTACCCGAAGCTGGAAGCCCGCGGCGAGGTGCTGCTCGACGGCGAGAACATCCTCGACGCGCGCTATCCGATGAACCGCCTGCGCAGCAAGGTCGGCATGGTGTTCCAGAAGCCGGTGCCGTTCCCGATGACGATCTACGAGAACGTCGCCTACGGCATCCGCCACCACGAGAAGCTCTCGCGCAGCGAGATGGACTCCCGCGTGGAGCACGCGCTGCGCCAGGGCGCGCTGTGGGACGAAGTGAAGGACAAGCTGGGCCAGAGCGCGCTGGGCCTGTCCGGTGGCCAGCAGCAGCGCCTGTGCATCGCACGCGCGGTCGCGCTGCGCCCGGACGTGCTGCTGCTCGACGAGCCGACCTCGGCGCTGGACCCGATCTCCACCAGCCGCATCGAGCAGCTGGTCGAAGAGCTGAAGAAGGACTACACCATCGTCATCGTCACCCACAACATGCAGCAGGCGGCGCGCGTGTCCGACTTCACCGCCTTCATGTACCTGGGCGACCTGATCGAACACGGCACGACGGAGACGATCTTCTCGAATCCGACGAAGCAGCAGACCGAGGATTACATCACCGGTCGGTTTGGGTGA
- the pstC gene encoding phosphate ABC transporter permease subunit PstC, whose amino-acid sequence MNATTLPATAQGDARDIKDARNDRTFRLILTGTVVFVLIALAGAALSMLWGGRHVLATSGLDFFISAEWNPVEDKYGALVPIYGTVVTALVAMLIAVPVSFGIAFFLTEVAPRWARGPIGTAIELLAGIPSIIYGMWGLFVLVPVMTEYVTPWLNDNLGTWPVIGALFQGPPLGIGMLTAGIVLAIMVIPFISSVMREVFLTVPTRLKESAYALGSTKWEVSWDIVLPYTRSAVIGGIFLGLGRALGETMAVAFVIGNSVNFSPSLLEPGTTIAALIANDFGEATETYRSALLLLGFVLFIVTFVVLAVARFMLLQLSRKEGN is encoded by the coding sequence ATGAACGCCACCACCCTCCCCGCAACGGCCCAAGGCGACGCGCGCGACATCAAGGACGCGCGCAACGACCGGACGTTCCGTCTGATCCTCACCGGCACGGTGGTGTTCGTGCTGATCGCGCTGGCCGGCGCCGCGCTGTCGATGCTGTGGGGCGGCCGCCACGTGCTCGCCACCTCCGGCCTGGATTTCTTCATCAGCGCCGAGTGGAACCCCGTCGAGGACAAGTACGGCGCGCTGGTGCCGATCTACGGCACCGTGGTCACCGCGCTGGTGGCGATGCTGATCGCGGTTCCGGTCAGCTTCGGCATCGCGTTCTTCCTGACCGAGGTCGCGCCGCGCTGGGCGCGTGGCCCGATCGGCACGGCGATCGAACTGCTCGCCGGCATCCCGTCGATCATCTACGGCATGTGGGGCCTGTTCGTGCTCGTGCCGGTGATGACCGAATACGTGACGCCGTGGCTCAACGACAACCTCGGCACGTGGCCGGTGATCGGCGCGCTGTTCCAGGGACCGCCGCTGGGCATCGGCATGCTCACCGCCGGCATCGTGCTGGCGATCATGGTGATCCCCTTCATTTCCTCGGTGATGCGCGAGGTGTTCCTGACGGTGCCCACGCGCCTGAAGGAGTCGGCCTACGCGCTGGGTTCGACCAAGTGGGAAGTGAGCTGGGACATCGTGCTGCCCTACACCCGCTCGGCGGTGATCGGCGGCATCTTCCTCGGCCTGGGCCGCGCGCTCGGCGAAACGATGGCGGTGGCTTTCGTCATCGGCAACAGCGTCAACTTCTCGCCGTCGCTGCTGGAGCCGGGCACCACCATCGCCGCGCTGATCGCCAACGACTTCGGCGAAGCGACCGAAACCTACCGCTCCGCGCTGCTGCTGCTCGGCTTCGTGCTGTTCATCGTGACCTTCGTGGTGCTGGCAGTCGCCCGCTTCATGCTGCTGCAGCTCTCGCGCAAGGAGGGCAACTGA
- a CDS encoding calcium-binding protein yields the protein MSNSNSKSRKSVVLVAGAALAGGLALSGSAFAMTELASGYMLSAGDGAKAGEGKCGVEVMDTDKDGRVSQAEFGAAHKGDTSKFAAHDANKDGFLSADELKAKGEGKCGADKKKADAEGKCGEGKCGGSM from the coding sequence ATGTCGAACAGCAACAGCAAGTCCCGCAAGTCCGTCGTACTCGTCGCCGGCGCCGCCCTGGCCGGTGGACTGGCCCTGTCGGGCTCGGCCTTCGCGATGACCGAGCTGGCGTCGGGCTACATGCTCAGCGCAGGTGACGGCGCCAAGGCCGGCGAAGGCAAGTGCGGCGTCGAGGTGATGGACACCGACAAGGACGGCCGCGTTTCGCAGGCCGAGTTCGGCGCCGCCCACAAGGGCGACACCAGCAAGTTCGCCGCGCACGACGCCAACAAGGACGGCTTCCTCAGCGCCGACGAGCTCAAGGCCAAGGGCGAAGGCAAGTGCGGCGCCGACAAGAAGAAGGCGGACGCCGAAGGCAAGTGCGGCGAAGGCAAGTGCGGCGGTTCGATGTAA
- the phoU gene encoding phosphate signaling complex protein PhoU: MSTQMHDHIVKSYDDEQRRLLNETLRMGEMAASQLEAALDVVQRRDDRAAERIIANDEAIDALEQEVSHDVMKLALRGPMARDLREILAAIRIASDIERIGDYAANVAKRSTALNLSPPLPHVSGLHAIGTLAVQQVRDVLVAYRDNNVELAQRVRARDADLDVAYTALFRELLTYMMEDARSITPCTHLLFMAKNIERIGDHATNIAENVWFLVRGEEALPPREKRDDSSTTAAP; this comes from the coding sequence ATGAGCACCCAGATGCACGACCACATCGTCAAGAGCTACGACGACGAGCAGCGCCGACTGCTCAACGAAACCCTGCGCATGGGCGAGATGGCCGCATCGCAGCTGGAGGCCGCGCTCGACGTGGTCCAGCGCCGCGACGACAGGGCGGCCGAGCGCATCATCGCCAACGACGAGGCGATCGACGCGCTGGAACAGGAAGTCAGCCACGACGTGATGAAGCTGGCCCTGCGCGGGCCGATGGCGCGCGACCTGCGCGAAATCCTCGCCGCGATCCGCATCGCCTCGGACATCGAGCGCATCGGCGACTACGCCGCCAACGTGGCCAAGCGTTCCACCGCGCTCAACCTGTCGCCGCCGCTGCCGCACGTGAGCGGCCTGCACGCGATCGGCACGCTCGCGGTGCAACAGGTGCGCGACGTGCTCGTCGCCTACCGCGACAACAACGTCGAACTGGCCCAGCGCGTGCGCGCCCGCGACGCCGACCTGGACGTCGCCTACACCGCCCTGTTCCGCGAGCTGCTCACCTACATGATGGAAGACGCGCGCAGCATCACGCCGTGCACGCACCTGCTGTTCATGGCCAAGAACATCGAGCGCATCGGCGACCACGCGACCAACATCGCCGAGAACGTGTGGTTCCTGGTGCGCGGCGAGGAAGCCCTGCCGCCGCGCGAGAAGCGCGACGACAGCAGCACCACCGCGGCCCCCTGA
- the sugE gene encoding quaternary ammonium compound efflux SMR transporter SugE, with protein MPWIILVLAGLFEVGWAIGLKYTDGFTRLWPTVGTVAAMAISLGLLGIAMKSLPVGTAYAIWVGVGAVGTVILGIVLFQEPVNALRMISVGLIIAGLIGLKLASP; from the coding sequence ATGCCCTGGATCATCCTCGTACTCGCCGGCCTGTTCGAAGTGGGCTGGGCGATCGGCCTGAAATACACCGACGGTTTCACCCGCCTGTGGCCCACCGTGGGCACGGTCGCGGCGATGGCGATCAGCCTGGGCCTGCTCGGTATCGCGATGAAGTCGCTGCCGGTCGGCACCGCGTATGCGATCTGGGTCGGCGTCGGTGCAGTGGGCACCGTCATCCTCGGCATCGTGCTGTTCCAGGAGCCGGTGAACGCCCTGCGCATGATCAGCGTCGGCCTGATCATCGCCGGCCTGATCGGGTTGAAGCTCGCTTCGCCGTGA
- the pstS gene encoding phosphate ABC transporter substrate-binding protein PstS: MNPTARIAALAFAIALSVAACKPAGENAQAPAGDTASTAAAPAGDKVAAQITGAGATFIYPLISKWSDDYNKATGAKVNYQSIGSGGGIAQIKAGTVDFGSSDKPLPSDELASAGLGQFPSAIGGVVPVINVEGIEAGKLRLTGPLLADIFMGKVTTWNDAAIAAVNPGVALPSTKINIVHRSDGSGTTFNFTNYLSKVSADWKAKVGEGTSVQWPGGVGGKGNEGVASYVKQIKGSVGYVELAYALQNKMAYASLQNAAGNWVQPNAQSFQAAAAGADWASAKDFNLVITNAAGADAWPITATNFILMYKQPKDAKRSADTRAFFKWAFENGQAQAQGLDYVPLPPALVQQVEAYWAAEFK; encoded by the coding sequence ATGAACCCGACGGCCCGTATCGCCGCCCTCGCCTTCGCCATCGCCTTGAGTGTCGCCGCCTGCAAGCCTGCAGGCGAAAACGCACAGGCGCCCGCAGGCGACACCGCGTCCACCGCTGCCGCTCCGGCCGGCGACAAGGTCGCCGCGCAGATCACCGGCGCCGGCGCGACGTTCATCTATCCGCTGATCTCGAAGTGGTCGGACGACTACAACAAGGCCACCGGCGCCAAGGTCAACTACCAGTCGATCGGTTCCGGCGGCGGCATCGCGCAGATCAAGGCCGGCACGGTCGACTTCGGTTCCTCCGACAAGCCGCTGCCGTCCGACGAGCTGGCGAGCGCGGGCCTGGGCCAGTTCCCGTCCGCGATCGGCGGCGTGGTGCCGGTGATCAACGTGGAAGGCATCGAGGCGGGCAAGCTGCGCCTCACCGGTCCGCTGCTGGCCGACATCTTCATGGGCAAGGTCACCACCTGGAACGACGCCGCCATCGCCGCGGTGAATCCGGGCGTGGCGCTGCCGTCGACCAAGATCAACATCGTGCATCGCTCCGACGGTTCGGGCACGACGTTCAACTTCACCAACTACCTGTCCAAGGTCAGCGCCGACTGGAAGGCGAAGGTCGGCGAAGGCACGTCGGTGCAGTGGCCGGGCGGCGTCGGCGGCAAGGGCAACGAAGGCGTGGCTTCGTACGTGAAGCAGATCAAGGGTTCGGTCGGTTACGTCGAACTGGCCTACGCGCTGCAGAACAAGATGGCCTACGCATCGCTGCAGAACGCCGCGGGCAACTGGGTGCAGCCCAACGCGCAGAGCTTCCAGGCCGCCGCCGCGGGCGCCGACTGGGCCAGCGCGAAGGACTTCAACCTGGTGATCACCAATGCGGCCGGTGCCGACGCATGGCCGATCACCGCCACCAACTTCATCCTGATGTACAAGCAGCCCAAGGATGCCAAGCGCAGTGCCGACACGCGCGCCTTCTTCAAGTGGGCGTTCGAGAACGGCCAGGCGCAGGCGCAGGGACTGGACTACGTGCCGCTGCCGCCGGCGCTGGTGCAGCAGGTCGAGGCGTACTGGGCGGCGGAGTTCAAGTGA
- the pstA gene encoding phosphate ABC transporter permease PstA — protein sequence MSAPTVTTKTAHEFKVADALYRRRRIFNAISILLACAAAVFGLFFLGWILWTLISKGIGGINLALFTQNTPPPMQEGGLMNAFFGSAVMCLIAILIGTPLGIAAGTWLAEYGHARKIGTVVRFVNDILLSAPSIVLGLFVYTLVVMQSGGNFSALAGAIALAFIVLPVVVRTTDEMLRLVPAQMREAALSLGVPQWKVTMQVLYRSASAGIVTGVLLALARISGETAPLLFTAFGNQYWSTNVLQPMASVPVVMNQFAGSPYESWQVLAWAGALVLTVFVLLISLVARAIVLRNRISHD from the coding sequence ATGAGCGCGCCCACCGTCACCACCAAGACCGCGCACGAATTCAAGGTCGCCGACGCGCTGTATCGCCGTCGCCGCATCTTCAACGCGATCTCCATCCTGCTGGCCTGCGCCGCCGCGGTGTTCGGCCTGTTCTTCCTCGGCTGGATCCTGTGGACCCTGATCTCCAAGGGCATCGGCGGCATCAACCTGGCGCTGTTCACCCAGAACACGCCGCCGCCGATGCAGGAAGGCGGCCTGATGAACGCGTTCTTCGGCAGCGCCGTGATGTGCCTGATCGCGATCCTGATCGGCACTCCGCTCGGCATCGCCGCCGGCACGTGGCTGGCCGAATACGGCCACGCGCGCAAGATCGGCACCGTGGTGCGCTTCGTCAACGACATCCTGCTGTCGGCGCCGTCGATCGTGCTGGGCCTGTTCGTCTACACGCTGGTGGTGATGCAGAGCGGTGGCAACTTCTCCGCGCTCGCCGGTGCGATCGCGCTGGCCTTCATCGTGCTGCCGGTGGTGGTGCGTACCACCGACGAAATGCTGCGCCTGGTGCCGGCGCAGATGCGTGAAGCGGCGCTGTCGCTCGGCGTGCCGCAGTGGAAGGTGACCATGCAGGTGCTTTACCGCAGCGCGTCGGCCGGCATCGTGACCGGCGTGCTGCTCGCACTGGCACGCATCTCCGGTGAAACCGCACCGCTGCTGTTCACCGCCTTCGGCAACCAGTACTGGAGCACCAACGTGCTGCAGCCGATGGCGTCCGTGCCGGTGGTGATGAACCAGTTCGCCGGCAGTCCGTACGAATCGTGGCAGGTGCTGGCCTGGGCCGGCGCGCTGGTGCTCACCGTGTTCGTCCTCCTCATCAGCCTGGTGGCTCGCGCCATCGTGCTGCGCAACAGAATCAGCCATGACTGA
- a CDS encoding lipid A deacylase LpxR family protein, producing MNRTGWLLPAVIAYACAGAVHAHGREECTDGPTRLPPIVNLRVDNDLLGGQDQGYSNGVQLTLVSPNLRDYTDDPCIPRLARWVNRHLNALQPETFEQQNMIATFAQGIFTPTDFSRSDLIEDDRPYVAALLVGLGYNAREGDRLRTTQLQFGLVGPAALGKEAQDAVHQVTGSEKFRGWDNQLENEPVFRIIHERMHRFSSSDGARGWGWDTIAHYGGSLGNLATYLNAGAEFRFGRNLPDDFGSTPLRPAGENTAPTREPQSQYTPGAHLFVTFDTRWVMYDITLDGNTFRDSHSVDKRHAVANIGYGVALMRHRWKFALARYHGTREYDGQRETPVFGSFTISRAF from the coding sequence ATGAACCGCACCGGATGGCTGCTCCCGGCCGTCATCGCCTATGCCTGTGCCGGCGCCGTCCACGCGCACGGCCGCGAGGAATGCACCGACGGCCCCACCCGCCTGCCGCCCATCGTGAACCTGCGCGTCGACAACGACCTGCTCGGCGGACAGGACCAGGGTTACAGCAACGGCGTGCAGCTCACCCTGGTCTCGCCGAACCTGCGCGACTACACCGACGATCCCTGCATCCCGCGCCTGGCGCGCTGGGTCAACCGCCACCTCAACGCGCTGCAGCCCGAGACGTTCGAGCAGCAGAACATGATCGCGACGTTCGCGCAGGGCATCTTCACCCCCACCGATTTCAGTCGCAGCGACCTGATCGAGGACGACCGCCCGTACGTGGCGGCGCTGCTGGTCGGTCTGGGCTACAACGCGCGCGAAGGCGACCGTCTGCGCACCACGCAGCTGCAGTTCGGCCTGGTCGGCCCGGCCGCGCTGGGCAAGGAAGCGCAGGACGCGGTGCACCAGGTCACCGGCAGCGAGAAGTTCCGCGGCTGGGACAACCAGCTCGAGAACGAACCGGTGTTCCGCATCATCCACGAGCGCATGCATCGCTTTTCGTCCAGCGACGGCGCGCGCGGCTGGGGCTGGGACACGATCGCGCACTACGGCGGCAGCCTCGGCAACCTGGCGACGTACCTCAACGCCGGTGCGGAATTCCGTTTCGGCCGCAACCTGCCCGACGATTTCGGCAGCACGCCGCTGCGCCCGGCCGGCGAGAACACCGCGCCCACACGCGAGCCGCAGAGCCAGTACACGCCCGGCGCGCACCTGTTCGTCACGTTCGACACGCGCTGGGTGATGTACGACATCACGCTGGACGGCAACACCTTCCGCGACAGCCACAGCGTCGACAAGCGCCACGCCGTTGCCAACATCGGCTACGGCGTGGCACTGATGCGGCATCGCTGGAAGTTCGCGCTGGCGCGCTACCACGGCACCCGCGAGTACGACGGCCAGCGCGAGACGCCGGTGTTCGGCAGCTTCACGATCAGTCGCGCGTTCTGA
- a CDS encoding DNA-binding domain-containing protein has translation MHAPEAPERLRAQQLSLTRHLRDPAHVPAPEGIEYRRLAVYRDLLFNNVESLLAGNFPVIRTLLDDEQWQALVHAFFRDHRCQTPLFTELGREFIRFLDTIEPLDPPFLAELAHYEWVELALQISDAALPAHDADGDLLDGRPVLSPLAWPLAYAWPVHRIGPEHRPATPPPTPTLLLVRRDDDGTVRFSELSPLAFRLLQRMEEAPHLSGRMQLEALAREAGSDDVAAFVEHGRALLLQMRQARVIPGIATAPE, from the coding sequence ATGCACGCGCCTGAAGCCCCCGAACGCCTGCGCGCACAACAGCTCTCGCTGACGCGGCACCTGCGCGATCCCGCCCACGTCCCCGCACCGGAAGGCATCGAGTACCGTCGCCTGGCGGTATATCGCGATTTGTTGTTCAACAACGTCGAGAGCCTGCTCGCCGGAAATTTCCCGGTGATCCGCACGCTGCTCGACGACGAGCAGTGGCAGGCGCTGGTGCATGCGTTCTTCCGCGACCACCGCTGCCAGACACCGCTGTTCACCGAACTGGGGCGCGAATTCATCCGCTTCCTCGACACGATCGAACCGCTCGACCCGCCGTTCCTCGCCGAACTGGCGCACTACGAGTGGGTCGAACTGGCATTGCAGATCAGCGACGCCGCATTGCCCGCGCACGACGCCGACGGCGACCTGCTCGACGGTCGGCCGGTGCTGTCGCCGCTGGCGTGGCCGCTCGCCTACGCGTGGCCCGTGCACCGCATCGGGCCCGAACACCGCCCGGCGACGCCGCCGCCCACGCCGACGCTGCTGCTGGTGCGCCGCGACGACGACGGCACGGTGCGCTTCTCCGAACTCAGCCCGCTGGCGTTCCGCCTACTGCAGCGTATGGAAGAAGCGCCGCACCTCAGCGGACGCATGCAACTCGAAGCGCTTGCCCGCGAAGCCGGCAGCGACGATGTCGCCGCGTTCGTCGAGCACGGCCGCGCCCTGCTGCTGCAGATGCGCCAGGCGCGCGTGATTCCGGGCATCGCGACCGCGCCGGAATGA
- a CDS encoding DUF692 domain-containing protein → MSAPRTLPPDAAGLGLRRTLLGPLQAAAPGDFDFLECAPENWIGVGGKLGDALDELTSRHPLACHGLSLSLGGFAPLDETFLVRVRRFLERHRVALYSEHLSYCSDDGHLYDLLPIPFTEEAVHHVAARIRQTQDILGRRIAVENVSYYATVPIDRGQQALDEAAFINAVLAEADCDLLLDVNNVYVNAINHRYDPHAFLAAMPVDRVAYFHVAGHYDEAEDLKVDTHGAAVKDAVWDLLGEAYARFGARPTLLERDFNVPPYVELLRELDVVRQRMRDHAGAGTLHARA, encoded by the coding sequence ATGAGCGCACCGCGCACGCTCCCTCCCGATGCCGCCGGCCTCGGCCTGCGGCGGACCCTGCTGGGTCCGCTGCAGGCGGCCGCGCCGGGCGATTTCGACTTCCTCGAATGCGCGCCGGAAAACTGGATCGGCGTCGGCGGCAAGCTCGGCGACGCGCTCGACGAACTCACTTCGCGCCATCCGCTGGCGTGCCACGGACTGTCGCTCTCGCTTGGCGGCTTCGCGCCGCTGGACGAGACCTTCCTGGTGCGCGTGCGCCGCTTCCTCGAACGCCACCGCGTCGCGCTGTATAGCGAACACCTGAGCTACTGCAGCGACGACGGCCACCTCTACGACCTGCTGCCGATTCCCTTCACCGAGGAAGCGGTGCATCACGTCGCCGCACGCATCCGCCAGACCCAGGACATCCTCGGCCGGCGCATCGCGGTGGAGAACGTCTCCTATTACGCGACGGTGCCGATCGATCGCGGACAGCAGGCACTCGACGAAGCGGCGTTCATCAACGCCGTGCTGGCCGAAGCCGACTGCGACCTGCTGCTCGACGTCAACAACGTCTACGTCAATGCGATCAACCACCGCTACGACCCGCACGCGTTCCTCGCGGCGATGCCGGTGGATCGCGTGGCGTACTTCCATGTCGCCGGCCACTACGACGAAGCCGAGGACCTCAAGGTCGACACGCACGGTGCGGCGGTGAAGGACGCGGTGTGGGACCTGCTCGGCGAGGCGTACGCACGCTTCGGTGCGCGGCCCACACTGTTGGAACGCGACTTCAACGTCCCGCCGTACGTCGAACTGCTGCGCGAACTCGACGTCGTGCGCCAGCGCATGCGCGACCACGCCGGTGCCGGGACGCTGCATGCACGCGCCTGA
- a CDS encoding sugar O-acetyltransferase: MQRMLAGELYRADDVEIQTAQAAAREWMVRYNAALSMTPAQRHALLAERLGAVGAGSEIRPPFHCDYGFNLRLGRGVFLNFNCVVLDVVEVEIGDGTQIGPAVQIYTADHPRDPDVRREGWEFGRPVRIGRNVWIGGGAIILPGVSIGDDALVGAGSVVTRDVPAGATVAGNPARAVRTAG, encoded by the coding sequence ATGCAGCGCATGCTCGCCGGCGAGCTCTATCGCGCCGACGACGTGGAGATCCAGACGGCGCAGGCCGCCGCGCGCGAGTGGATGGTGCGCTACAACGCGGCGCTGTCGATGACGCCCGCGCAACGCCACGCGCTACTCGCCGAACGACTCGGCGCGGTCGGAGCCGGCAGTGAGATCCGCCCGCCGTTCCATTGCGACTACGGCTTCAACCTGCGTCTCGGCCGCGGCGTGTTCCTCAACTTCAACTGCGTGGTCCTCGACGTGGTCGAAGTCGAGATCGGCGACGGCACGCAGATCGGTCCCGCGGTGCAGATCTACACGGCCGATCATCCGCGCGATCCGGACGTGCGCCGCGAAGGCTGGGAGTTCGGTCGTCCCGTGCGGATCGGGCGCAACGTGTGGATCGGCGGTGGCGCGATCATCCTGCCGGGCGTGAGCATCGGCGACGATGCGCTGGTCGGCGCGGGCAGCGTGGTCACTCGCGATGTTCCCGCCGGCGCGACCGTGGCGGGCAATCCGGCCCGGGCCGTTCGCACCGCAGGCTGA